One Faecalispora anaeroviscerum genomic window carries:
- a CDS encoding CCA tRNA nucleotidyltransferase, with protein sequence MKLEIPLPVQKILRCLNTAGYEASVVGGCVRDSLLGLSPKDWDITTSARPEEVKLALNGLKLLETGLKHGTVTALCSKMAVEITTYRIDGTYSDNRRPDSVCFTGSLNDDLSRRDFTINAMAYSEQDGLTDCFGGQEDLRKKILRCVGDPDRRFEEDALRILRGLRFCAVLALYPDEKTAQSMRTHSELLNHIAQERIGAELLKLLCGQHAARVLREFSLVIGQILPEILPMLGFEQHNPHHIYDVWEHTLHALDATPPAPVLRLAILLHDSGKPHTYTCDKKGVGHFYGHGAVSVQLAEQALRRLRLDGKTIRRVSTLVRVHDMPLQADAAWIRRRLNRMGEEDFRALLEIKRADSLAQNPAYHDRLNQLDAVLPILEQVLSEQQCFSLKNLKVSGNDLIALGVPPGPQVGTLLSRLLDAVINGKKPNEKEALLNLAKQVLHEKHC encoded by the coding sequence TGAAACTGGAGATTCCCCTCCCAGTGCAGAAAATTCTGCGCTGCTTGAATACTGCCGGCTACGAAGCCTCGGTTGTGGGCGGATGCGTTCGGGACAGCCTTCTCGGCCTTTCCCCAAAGGACTGGGACATCACCACTTCGGCCAGGCCGGAGGAAGTGAAGCTAGCGCTGAACGGCCTCAAGCTGCTGGAAACCGGCCTGAAGCACGGTACTGTTACCGCACTTTGCAGCAAAATGGCAGTAGAAATCACCACATACCGAATCGACGGCACCTATTCCGACAATCGAAGGCCGGACAGCGTCTGCTTCACCGGCAGCTTGAATGACGATTTATCCCGCAGGGATTTTACGATCAATGCCATGGCTTATTCCGAGCAAGACGGCCTGACTGACTGCTTTGGCGGGCAGGAGGATCTGCGGAAAAAAATACTGCGGTGTGTTGGCGATCCCGACCGTCGCTTTGAAGAAGACGCCCTGCGAATTTTGCGCGGGCTGCGTTTCTGCGCCGTGCTTGCACTGTACCCCGACGAAAAAACCGCTCAAAGTATGCGTACTCACAGTGAACTGCTGAACCACATCGCGCAGGAAAGAATCGGCGCCGAGCTGCTAAAGCTCCTGTGCGGCCAACATGCCGCCCGGGTTCTACGGGAGTTCTCTCTGGTAATCGGGCAGATTCTGCCCGAAATTCTGCCGATGCTCGGCTTTGAGCAGCACAATCCCCACCATATTTACGACGTTTGGGAGCATACGCTGCATGCACTGGACGCAACGCCCCCCGCCCCTGTGCTTCGTCTTGCTATTTTACTGCACGACAGCGGAAAGCCTCACACCTATACCTGTGACAAAAAAGGAGTCGGGCACTTTTATGGGCACGGCGCGGTGAGCGTACAATTGGCAGAGCAAGCACTCCGCCGCCTGCGTCTGGACGGAAAAACCATCCGCCGGGTCAGCACGCTGGTTCGCGTACACGATATGCCTCTTCAGGCTGACGCCGCTTGGATTCGCCGACGTCTGAACCGGATGGGCGAGGAAGATTTCCGCGCCCTGCTGGAGATAAAACGGGCAGACAGTCTGGCACAGAATCCCGCCTACCACGACAGGCTGAATCAGCTCGATGCCGTACTCCCGATTTTGGAGCAGGTTCTGTCGGAGCAGCAATGCTTTTCCCTAAAAAATTTAAAAGTAAGCGGAAATGATCTGATTGCCCTCGGCGTTCCTCCCGGACCACAAGTGGGCACACTGCTGTCTCGGCTGCTGGACGCGGTCATCAACGGAAAAAAACCCAATGAAAAGGAGGCTTTGCTGAACCTGGCAAAGCAGGTGCTGCATGAAAAGCATTGTTGA